A part of Desulfofundulus salinus genomic DNA contains:
- a CDS encoding PrgI family mobile element protein, translating to MRRYPVPVQITEPERIFGGLLSFKQFVYIVAGASLGGMAGAAAVFFPVPVRFALFGLGCAAGMAIAFVKLYHTPMDVFLWHWFCWKRSGRAFYLKGDE from the coding sequence ATGCGGCGTTACCCCGTGCCCGTACAGATAACCGAGCCGGAACGGATCTTTGGTGGCCTGCTAAGCTTCAAGCAGTTCGTGTACATCGTGGCCGGAGCCTCATTAGGGGGCATGGCGGGGGCGGCAGCGGTATTCTTTCCCGTCCCCGTACGCTTCGCACTCTTTGGATTGGGCTGTGCGGCGGGTATGGCTATAGCTTTCGTAAAGCTGTATCACACTCCCATGGACGTATTCCTGTGGCACTGGTTCTGCTGGAAACGGAGCGGGAGGGCGTTTTACCTTAAGGGGGATGAGTAG
- a CDS encoding TraC family protein: MSRVGAWFTATFLVLSAAVGMLAWFYARPRRTTESRAGAGRPASPGPRRASSGLKDFWEVKDVRRSLLILTGDRYRMVCRITAADYWLLSENEQNNVEDALRGALRQLNYPVQFLVTSEAVDTRAAVEELREMAPSLPGTLADMALARANWLTGLMQERAVSARRAYVVLSYNTVKGFDHALEELQARANTLAVALAGAKIRLEPLSSEALVDLLAHLLNRGRAWRPSEAVKAGVLCLYHVGERDVYEDAVPAA; this comes from the coding sequence ATGAGTAGAGTGGGAGCCTGGTTTACCGCGACCTTCCTGGTACTTTCGGCTGCCGTGGGCATGCTGGCCTGGTTCTATGCGCGGCCCCGCCGTACAACGGAGTCCCGCGCCGGGGCCGGGCGACCCGCCTCCCCGGGCCCCCGCCGGGCATCAAGTGGCCTGAAAGATTTCTGGGAGGTTAAGGACGTCCGGCGAAGCCTCCTGATCCTGACCGGGGATCGCTACCGCATGGTGTGCCGTATTACAGCGGCGGACTACTGGCTTCTATCCGAGAACGAGCAGAATAACGTCGAGGACGCCCTGCGGGGCGCGCTGCGGCAGCTGAACTATCCGGTGCAGTTCCTGGTTACCTCGGAGGCGGTGGACACCAGGGCCGCCGTGGAGGAACTGCGTGAGATGGCTCCAAGCCTGCCGGGTACACTGGCGGACATGGCCCTGGCCCGTGCCAACTGGTTAACCGGCTTGATGCAGGAGCGTGCGGTATCGGCCCGGCGGGCCTACGTAGTGCTCTCCTATAACACCGTGAAGGGCTTCGACCATGCTCTGGAAGAATTACAGGCCAGGGCAAATACCCTTGCGGTGGCCCTGGCGGGAGCGAAGATACGCCTGGAGCCGCTTTCTTCCGAGGCCCTTGTGGACCTGCTGGCGCACCTGTTGAACAGAGGACGCGCCTGGCGGCCTTCGGAGGCGGTTAAAGCCGGGGTATTGTGCCTGTATCACGTGGGCGAAAGGGATGTGTATGAGGATGCGGTTCCTGCAGCGTAG
- a CDS encoding VirB4 family type IV secretion system protein — MRFLQRRRKQESVEKDPLTRHVLRVQNLFSPSGLIDEFDCLALGDRWCKVYGVLGLPREVTVGFLDEIFFAGDVDLSIHLEPVPDGEVLKNLTRRETQARAQYDLDRKAGSIYRLPELEAQIRDYRSLREAVQFGQDRLFHGTLFIAVHGHTKDELRRRCDLVESVLARRGVLAHPLVLRQAAGLKSVLPFASNRVEDFARNMTTGVGACCLPVTASGSGHTKGIMLGFNYFTGSPVLLDRFAGEKIIPNQHLFISGESGSGKSVSKRHIALLEGYRGVRTAFVDPENEYIRFTEALGGPVVRLKPGVFSGMNPLELEPEQQEDGTWRVNVLDKVADVRGLVGAVFRYFSGDGLTAREAALLEEAVLEEYRARGVTHDPGSLYEGGIKKPMPTLSDIQKRLAAKPGGERVADGMKPLLSGGSLGMFDGQTTLTLKEAPYICFALKGLGDDLARFVGVYAVLSWLWQMFAQRGGREVPKCVAVDEAWMFLRHPDAALYLETLARRGRKHGCALTIATQRFEEFASREAGRAVIESCATILVLRQEEHAVKAVIEYFHLSEGCRKILSGEHARPGLGILRVSGQTFAVQVTPAPFEWEYVETKVGG, encoded by the coding sequence ATGCGGTTCCTGCAGCGTAGGCGTAAACAAGAATCGGTGGAGAAAGATCCCCTGACCCGGCACGTCCTGCGGGTGCAGAACCTTTTCAGTCCGTCGGGGCTTATTGATGAGTTCGACTGCCTTGCTTTAGGCGACCGCTGGTGTAAAGTTTACGGCGTATTAGGGCTGCCCCGCGAAGTGACGGTGGGTTTTCTTGATGAAATCTTTTTTGCGGGGGACGTGGATCTGTCCATCCACCTGGAGCCCGTGCCGGACGGGGAAGTATTGAAAAACCTGACCCGCCGCGAGACACAGGCCAGGGCGCAGTACGACCTGGATCGCAAGGCGGGGAGCATTTACCGCCTGCCGGAACTGGAGGCCCAGATCCGGGACTACCGCAGCCTCCGGGAGGCCGTGCAGTTCGGCCAGGACAGGCTATTTCACGGCACACTGTTCATAGCCGTCCATGGCCATACCAAAGATGAGCTCCGCAGGCGCTGCGACCTGGTGGAATCGGTGCTGGCCCGGCGCGGCGTGCTGGCCCACCCCCTGGTGTTGCGGCAGGCGGCGGGGCTGAAGAGCGTTCTGCCCTTTGCTTCCAACCGGGTGGAAGACTTCGCCAGGAACATGACCACCGGCGTGGGGGCCTGCTGCCTCCCCGTAACGGCTTCCGGGAGCGGCCACACGAAAGGCATAATGCTGGGGTTCAACTATTTCACCGGGTCCCCCGTCCTGCTCGACCGGTTTGCCGGGGAAAAAATTATCCCCAACCAGCACCTGTTCATTTCCGGCGAGTCCGGTTCGGGCAAGTCCGTATCGAAACGGCACATCGCCCTCCTGGAAGGCTACCGGGGGGTAAGGACGGCCTTTGTGGACCCGGAAAACGAGTACATTCGCTTCACGGAGGCTTTGGGCGGCCCGGTGGTGCGCTTGAAACCCGGTGTGTTTTCCGGAATGAACCCCCTGGAGCTGGAGCCGGAACAACAGGAAGACGGAACCTGGCGGGTGAATGTACTGGATAAAGTTGCCGACGTGCGAGGTCTTGTAGGGGCCGTTTTCCGGTACTTTTCCGGGGACGGCCTCACGGCGCGGGAGGCGGCCCTGCTGGAAGAAGCCGTGCTGGAGGAATACCGGGCGAGGGGCGTAACGCACGACCCGGGAAGCCTTTACGAAGGCGGCATAAAAAAGCCCATGCCCACCCTTTCGGATATACAGAAACGCCTGGCGGCCAAGCCCGGCGGGGAAAGGGTGGCGGACGGCATGAAACCGCTTCTTTCCGGCGGTTCCCTGGGGATGTTCGACGGCCAGACCACCTTGACCCTTAAGGAAGCGCCATATATATGTTTTGCCCTCAAGGGTCTGGGCGACGACCTGGCGCGCTTCGTGGGCGTATACGCCGTGCTTTCCTGGCTCTGGCAGATGTTCGCCCAGCGGGGCGGCAGGGAGGTGCCCAAGTGCGTGGCCGTGGATGAAGCCTGGATGTTTCTCAGACACCCCGACGCGGCGCTTTACCTGGAAACCCTGGCCCGGAGGGGCCGCAAGCACGGTTGCGCCCTGACCATCGCCACCCAGCGGTTTGAAGAATTCGCCTCCAGGGAGGCGGGCCGGGCGGTGATCGAGTCCTGCGCGACAATTCTGGTGTTGAGGCAGGAGGAGCATGCGGTCAAAGCTGTCATAGAATACTTCCACCTCTCCGAAGGGTGCCGCAAGATTCTCTCGGGGGAACATGCCCGGCCCGGCCTGGGCATCCTGCGGGTTTCCGGGCAGACCTTTGCCGTGCAGGTTACGCCCGCACCGTTCGAGTGGGAATACGTTGAAACGAAGGTGGGGGGATAG
- a CDS encoding M23 family metallopeptidase, which yields MEAYTIRGHNLYRYRWVTKTYGDGGSVTYEELAGIETLDNGRKYLEAYLAKALGLPSGSTDIELAGDMVFNAGIAFTQARKEWLAWLDHAFGVTYAWASGAGIPAEFRTFLEEAEKLTGIPAWFLAGLIQKESDWNPLAVNDRTGCFGLTQQHPDYWPERARAAGFDPERDKWNPRAQIIVGALYLVSLFDARGLEWEGDGWKNDSDLHAALARYGGYGADVVGAKPYIDKVVTAAQAYRTPAVWPVPGTGRGDITSYFGMRYHPTLHIWRMHNGIDIAAPEGTPVVSVSGGVVTTGYDSESGNFVVVRDGTYEYVYCHLSRILAVDGQAVRPGDQIGLVGATGEATGPHLHFGVKKLNTNSWIDPLLVLS from the coding sequence GTGGAGGCTTACACGATCAGGGGCCACAATCTTTACCGCTACCGATGGGTGACAAAAACCTACGGTGACGGTGGTTCGGTGACTTACGAAGAACTTGCAGGCATCGAGACCCTGGACAACGGCAGGAAGTACCTGGAGGCTTACTTGGCGAAAGCGCTCGGACTGCCGTCTGGTTCAACAGACATTGAGCTGGCCGGGGACATGGTCTTTAACGCGGGTATAGCCTTCACACAGGCCAGGAAAGAATGGCTGGCCTGGCTGGATCATGCCTTCGGTGTGACCTACGCCTGGGCCTCCGGTGCGGGGATCCCTGCCGAGTTCCGGACATTTCTGGAAGAGGCTGAAAAGCTCACGGGTATACCCGCCTGGTTTCTGGCAGGGTTGATTCAAAAGGAATCAGACTGGAATCCTCTGGCCGTTAACGACAGGACCGGGTGTTTCGGGTTGACCCAGCAGCACCCGGACTACTGGCCTGAACGGGCGCGGGCCGCCGGGTTCGACCCGGAGCGGGATAAGTGGAATCCCAGGGCGCAGATTATCGTCGGTGCGCTGTACCTGGTCTCCCTCTTTGACGCCCGGGGACTGGAATGGGAGGGTGATGGTTGGAAAAATGATTCAGACTTACATGCAGCTCTTGCACGTTATGGTGGTTATGGAGCGGACGTTGTGGGAGCGAAGCCTTATATAGATAAGGTCGTCACGGCGGCGCAAGCCTACCGCACCCCGGCGGTGTGGCCGGTGCCGGGGACGGGCAGGGGCGACATCACCAGTTACTTCGGCATGAGGTACCACCCGACCCTGCATATATGGAGGATGCACAACGGTATTGACATCGCCGCGCCGGAGGGGACACCGGTCGTATCGGTGTCGGGCGGTGTGGTCACGACCGGGTACGACAGTGAATCGGGTAATTTCGTGGTCGTCCGGGACGGCACTTATGAGTACGTCTACTGCCATTTGTCCCGGATATTGGCCGTAGACGGCCAGGCCGTAAGGCCCGGCGACCAGATTGGCCTGGTGGGGGCCACCGGTGAAGCCACCGGTCCGCACCTGCACTTCGGGGTAAAGAAGCTAAATACCAATAGCTGGATAGACCCGTTGTTGGTTTTAAGTTAA
- a CDS encoding SAF domain-containing protein yields the protein MPKNKLVNVLTALVLVVLSGALVWYIIGITAPTVPVVKAQKKIPVGTIITGDMVKVQPMARVDVPPDAVSDVREVIGKTVTLGTLLPGDPVRKAHVKAGVGSLQARLNALAPGRVAVDLPAESGLKGLSAGDKVMVFGEVPVGDAASKTAATVVELIARDAVVLEVPGDRPQGEGVFGGTGGAKGPVVVAVTPEEAKKIANSIVRGKRTAIALLPREGVR from the coding sequence TTGCCAAAAAACAAACTGGTTAACGTTTTAACAGCCCTGGTCCTGGTCGTACTGTCCGGCGCTCTTGTCTGGTACATCATCGGGATTACCGCGCCGACGGTGCCGGTGGTCAAGGCCCAGAAGAAAATACCGGTGGGTACTATTATCACCGGCGACATGGTGAAGGTCCAGCCCATGGCCAGGGTGGACGTACCTCCCGACGCCGTGTCGGACGTCCGGGAGGTAATCGGCAAAACCGTAACCCTCGGCACCCTTCTGCCGGGTGACCCCGTCAGGAAGGCGCACGTAAAGGCGGGAGTGGGGAGCCTGCAGGCCCGTCTCAACGCCCTGGCCCCCGGAAGGGTGGCCGTGGACCTGCCCGCCGAAAGTGGGCTGAAGGGGCTTTCCGCAGGGGATAAAGTGATGGTCTTTGGGGAAGTGCCGGTCGGGGATGCAGCCTCGAAAACGGCGGCCACGGTCGTGGAACTCATAGCCCGTGATGCCGTGGTTCTCGAGGTGCCCGGGGACAGGCCGCAGGGCGAGGGCGTATTCGGCGGCACCGGGGGCGCCAAGGGGCCGGTGGTGGTGGCGGTAACGCCCGAGGAGGCCAAAAAAATCGCCAACTCCATCGTCAGGGGCAAAAGGACGGCGATAGCCCTCCTGCCCCGGGAGGGGGTCAGGTAA
- a CDS encoding AAA family ATPase encodes MFGLGRKKKKDMQEPGESLILWGPAAGTEHAEQEEREREKENPGMIDGIPVSPGALPGRGKIVTFHSPKGGDGVSTVAANVAALLARHAGTVLVDLNGVGAVRSRFGLPSDCPVNILDWESAEDRRHISVYEHQCGLALVPGVVHYDDLERVNPALVFRVLGILKDAYEYVVVDAPPVNGANPAWAAAVVSDRVFTVITPDRASIDMLGGTVNYLERLGCEDRSAVMLNKAGVPGGIRVADLVDKNPLGVEFKAILPYSDAVMEYNNRRQVVALARPKDPFSRAVSAFTEEVFD; translated from the coding sequence ATGTTCGGGTTGGGCAGGAAAAAGAAGAAGGATATGCAGGAACCCGGGGAGAGCCTGATCCTGTGGGGGCCTGCAGCGGGAACGGAGCATGCGGAGCAGGAGGAACGGGAACGGGAAAAGGAAAACCCCGGGATGATCGACGGCATTCCGGTCTCCCCCGGGGCCCTGCCGGGGCGGGGGAAGATAGTAACCTTCCACTCTCCCAAGGGTGGGGACGGCGTGAGCACCGTGGCGGCAAACGTAGCCGCCCTGCTGGCCAGGCATGCCGGGACGGTGCTGGTGGACCTCAACGGGGTGGGCGCGGTGAGATCCAGGTTCGGGCTGCCTTCCGACTGTCCGGTGAACATCCTGGACTGGGAGAGTGCTGAAGACAGGCGGCACATATCGGTTTACGAGCACCAGTGCGGGTTGGCCCTGGTGCCCGGCGTGGTGCACTACGACGATCTGGAGCGGGTCAATCCCGCTCTTGTTTTCCGGGTCCTCGGAATCCTGAAAGATGCCTACGAGTACGTGGTGGTGGACGCACCGCCGGTAAACGGGGCCAACCCGGCCTGGGCCGCCGCGGTGGTTTCCGACAGGGTGTTCACCGTCATCACTCCCGACCGGGCAAGCATCGACATGCTCGGGGGTACCGTGAACTACCTGGAAAGGCTCGGGTGCGAAGATCGCTCGGCGGTAATGCTGAACAAGGCCGGTGTGCCCGGGGGTATACGTGTCGCCGACCTGGTGGACAAAAATCCCCTGGGGGTGGAATTCAAGGCTATCCTGCCGTACAGCGATGCGGTGATGGAATATAACAACCGGAGACAGGTGGTAGCGCTCGCCAGACCCAAAGACCCCTTCTCCCGGGCGGTGTCCGCTTTCACGGAGGAGGTGTTTGACTGA
- a CDS encoding CpaF family protein, with translation MDIELIRKLAGNLNEVVPLEIATADTEQGQDAAISQENLSRLRGYVQLALRQQLKPEELGKSRDPLVRSRLRSIVMRALVELDIPIGSGAAAALAEELADDLLGFGPIEQFFYDPEVTEIKVIRYDLIRVEKHGIERVAEGVRFRDEQHCRDILERMLAPTGRRIDISSPRVNARLFDGSRLIAHIPPVAVEGTTITIRRFRQDMTVENLLKRGVLTPEVLEFLKAAVLARMNIVICGGTSSGKTTLLNCIASFIPDEESIITIEDPAELQLQHRNVRRLEAKPPNQEGKGAVTQRDLMVDALRMAPKRIIIGECRAGEAFDMLQAMNTGHLGSMTTIHANSARHGTRRLVNMVQMAELDLPYEAIIEQIADAVDIFIHVLKDRSGRRRLDHIVEVTGVERTPEGVLNVGLNPLWQYDRSAERLVWVASKFTRERIFREEGGWTC, from the coding sequence ATGGATATAGAGCTGATCAGGAAACTGGCCGGTAACTTGAACGAGGTCGTGCCGCTGGAAATTGCCACCGCCGATACTGAACAGGGCCAGGACGCGGCTATCTCCCAGGAGAACCTTTCCCGGCTGAGGGGTTACGTGCAGCTGGCTTTGAGGCAACAGCTGAAGCCGGAGGAACTGGGGAAGTCCCGGGACCCGCTGGTGCGCTCGCGGCTGAGGAGCATAGTGATGCGTGCCCTGGTGGAGCTGGACATCCCCATAGGCAGCGGTGCGGCGGCGGCCCTGGCCGAGGAGCTTGCGGACGACCTCCTCGGTTTCGGCCCCATCGAGCAGTTCTTTTACGACCCGGAAGTTACCGAGATCAAGGTGATCCGGTACGACCTGATCCGGGTTGAAAAGCACGGTATTGAGCGGGTGGCGGAGGGGGTGCGCTTCCGGGACGAGCAGCACTGCCGCGACATACTGGAGCGTATGCTGGCCCCCACGGGGCGGCGTATCGACATCAGCAGTCCCCGGGTGAACGCCAGGCTTTTCGACGGCTCCCGGCTGATCGCCCACATCCCCCCGGTGGCCGTGGAGGGCACTACCATCACCATCCGGCGGTTCCGCCAGGACATGACGGTGGAAAACCTGCTCAAGCGGGGGGTGCTCACCCCGGAGGTGCTGGAGTTCCTCAAGGCGGCCGTTCTGGCCCGGATGAACATCGTGATATGCGGCGGTACCAGTTCCGGCAAGACGACCCTCCTGAACTGCATCGCTTCCTTCATTCCCGACGAGGAGAGCATCATCACCATCGAGGACCCTGCGGAACTGCAGCTGCAGCACAGGAACGTCAGGCGCCTTGAGGCAAAACCGCCCAACCAGGAGGGAAAGGGGGCAGTCACCCAGCGGGACCTGATGGTTGACGCCCTGCGCATGGCCCCCAAGCGGATCATCATCGGGGAGTGCCGCGCGGGGGAGGCCTTTGACATGCTGCAGGCTATGAACACCGGCCACCTGGGGAGCATGACGACCATCCACGCCAACTCGGCCCGTCACGGCACCCGGCGCCTGGTCAACATGGTCCAGATGGCCGAACTCGACCTGCCCTACGAGGCCATTATCGAGCAGATAGCCGACGCGGTGGACATCTTCATCCACGTCCTCAAAGACCGGTCGGGACGGCGGCGGCTGGACCACATCGTGGAGGTGACCGGCGTCGAGCGCACGCCCGAGGGAGTGCTCAACGTGGGGCTGAACCCCCTCTGGCAGTACGACCGTTCTGCCGAAAGGCTGGTCTGGGTGGCGTCAAAATTCACCCGGGAGCGGATTTTCCGGGAAGAGGGGGGCTGGACGTGCTGA
- a CDS encoding type II secretion system F family protein yields MLTLLSIAAAGATVLALLVLIFGPNLSGRTRSVRLKERRTAVKQDLPVLLAGAAGCALLAYAVTGTVYFAAAASLGGFYVSRWWRGVQEARRKELLRVQFADVLQQLASAVRGGLNPYQALEDAVPNMPRPARDVFFEVLRRTRTGQTIVQALDTVRQETGWEDLRVLTVGLSLYSRTGSDLAAICDHALEAYYERESFRAFIDAVTADSRMTLKILSGLPFLVVGFARAVNPEFAGPLFHTLPGSAVFIMCCAMIFLGNVVVKKMMAGVSQ; encoded by the coding sequence GTGCTGACGCTTTTGAGCATTGCCGCCGCCGGAGCCACCGTTCTGGCCCTGCTTGTACTCATCTTCGGCCCGAATCTTTCCGGCCGCACCCGTTCCGTAAGGCTTAAAGAACGCAGGACGGCCGTGAAACAGGATCTTCCCGTGCTGCTCGCAGGGGCTGCCGGGTGTGCCCTCCTGGCTTACGCGGTGACCGGGACGGTTTATTTTGCTGCCGCCGCCTCGCTGGGCGGCTTTTACGTGTCCAGGTGGTGGCGTGGCGTGCAGGAAGCCCGGAGAAAAGAACTCCTGCGGGTGCAGTTCGCCGACGTGCTGCAGCAGTTGGCCAGCGCGGTACGGGGCGGCCTGAATCCCTACCAGGCCCTGGAGGACGCCGTGCCGAACATGCCCCGGCCGGCCAGGGACGTTTTCTTTGAAGTGCTGCGCAGGACCAGGACCGGGCAGACCATTGTCCAGGCCCTCGATACTGTGCGCCAGGAAACGGGCTGGGAAGACCTGCGGGTCCTCACCGTCGGCCTGAGCCTGTACAGCAGGACGGGTAGTGACCTGGCGGCCATATGCGACCACGCCCTGGAAGCCTACTACGAGAGGGAAAGCTTCCGGGCGTTCATCGACGCGGTTACCGCCGACAGCCGCATGACGCTGAAAATACTGTCCGGTTTGCCCTTCCTGGTGGTGGGGTTTGCCCGGGCGGTGAACCCGGAGTTCGCCGGGCCGCTCTTCCACACGCTGCCCGGGAGCGCGGTATTTATAATGTGCTGCGCGATGATCTTCCTGGGCAATGTGGTGGTTAAGAAGATGATGGCCGGGGTATCGCAGTAG
- a CDS encoding type II secretion system F family protein, which produces MDLRLMAALLASAGIAALMLKKPSLFSEDVRGRAEELLARTGKRFSSGDSRTLLERKIVQANLDIRPEVFAGLRIALPLACMALFVPPALFGFLDIYWGIVPALALWFLPGWWLNNRVKSRVAAIRRDLPDFSIMFSTALAAGADILTALEQVASSLKGELGAEIQRACRDMAVGKRRTDALAEMAARCGVDELTALVRVIEQAQRYGSPLAETVKQHAAQMQLLRRYEAQRVAGELGVKIIFPIIMFILFPMLVLVGFPVVWHLVAALGN; this is translated from the coding sequence ATGGATCTGCGTCTCATGGCGGCTCTGCTGGCGTCGGCGGGTATAGCCGCTTTAATGTTGAAGAAGCCGTCTCTTTTTTCGGAAGACGTCCGGGGGAGGGCGGAGGAACTGCTGGCCCGCACGGGGAAAAGGTTCTCTTCCGGCGATTCCCGCACCCTGCTGGAAAGGAAAATCGTCCAGGCGAACCTGGACATCCGGCCGGAGGTGTTTGCGGGTTTGCGTATAGCCCTTCCCCTGGCCTGCATGGCCCTGTTCGTCCCGCCGGCGTTGTTCGGGTTCCTGGACATATACTGGGGGATCGTCCCGGCGCTGGCGCTCTGGTTCCTGCCCGGCTGGTGGCTCAACAACCGGGTGAAAAGCCGGGTGGCCGCCATCAGGCGGGACCTGCCGGACTTCTCCATCATGTTTTCCACGGCGCTGGCCGCCGGGGCGGACATCCTGACTGCCCTGGAACAGGTGGCCTCCTCGCTGAAGGGGGAGCTGGGGGCCGAGATCCAGCGTGCCTGCCGCGACATGGCTGTGGGGAAGAGGCGCACAGACGCCCTGGCGGAGATGGCGGCCCGGTGCGGGGTGGACGAGTTGACCGCTCTGGTCAGGGTCATCGAGCAGGCCCAGCGTTACGGCTCACCCCTGGCCGAAACGGTGAAGCAGCACGCCGCCCAGATGCAGCTCCTCCGCCGTTACGAGGCCCAGCGGGTGGCCGGGGAACTGGGGGTCAAGATCATCTTCCCGATCATCATGTTCATCCTGTTCCCCATGCTGGTTCTGGTGGGGTTCCCCGTCGTCTGGCACCTGGTTGCCGCCCTGGGCAACTAA
- a CDS encoding Flp family type IVb pilin, translating to MLNKVKTLAVRFHRDRSGAGIAEYGLILALVAVVCIAALTALGVALVNKFNRVKEALDSTG from the coding sequence GTGCTGAATAAAGTCAAAACCCTGGCGGTCAGGTTTCACCGCGACCGGTCGGGAGCCGGAATTGCCGAGTACGGCCTGATCCTGGCCCTGGTGGCGGTGGTATGCATCGCGGCTCTCACCGCTCTGGGCGTTGCCCTGGTGAACAAGTTCAACAGGGTCAAGGAAGCCCTGGACAGCACGGGCTAG
- a CDS encoding prepilin peptidase, which translates to MSIEFPVIIAAIVALAAAYTDARWEMTIPNWLTYPTALGGVLLDLWLGRYDYLIGALVVFVAMFLCWIFGWIGGGDMKLAPGLALFLGPLPVLYGVALASAIFAIWGGFKAWRGTGRPAAFLMVLVGRMPGGAVPLAVLMGPLAVGLKVLGV; encoded by the coding sequence ATGTCGATTGAATTTCCTGTCATCATCGCTGCCATCGTAGCTCTTGCGGCGGCTTATACGGACGCCAGGTGGGAAATGACCATCCCCAACTGGTTGACGTACCCGACCGCTCTCGGCGGGGTGCTCCTGGATTTATGGCTGGGGAGGTATGATTACCTTATCGGTGCACTGGTAGTGTTCGTGGCCATGTTTTTATGCTGGATATTCGGCTGGATAGGGGGCGGGGATATGAAGCTCGCCCCGGGGCTGGCGCTCTTCCTGGGACCCCTGCCGGTACTGTACGGGGTGGCCCTGGCGTCCGCCATCTTCGCCATATGGGGCGGCTTTAAAGCCTGGCGCGGTACGGGCCGGCCGGCGGCCTTCCTGATGGTCCTGGTGGGGAGAATGCCCGGCGGGGCTGTGCCCCTGGCGGTGTTGATGGGTCCGCTGGCGGTGGGGTTGAAAGTGCTGGGGGTATGA
- a CDS encoding AbrB/MazE/SpoVT family DNA-binding domain-containing protein, with protein sequence MSERIATKRSYPVVKKVRVWGKGQFTIPSEMRERLGINENTILEVFQAGKAIVATPEKITVKELAASVRKEMARNGIDLEKLLAELREGSHEYKTD encoded by the coding sequence ATGTCTGAAAGGATAGCAACAAAGCGAAGCTACCCCGTTGTTAAAAAGGTGCGTGTTTGGGGAAAGGGTCAATTTACCATCCCGTCCGAGATGAGAGAACGCCTGGGAATCAACGAAAACACAATCCTGGAAGTTTTTCAGGCCGGTAAGGCTATTGTGGCTACCCCGGAAAAGATAACGGTCAAGGAACTGGCTGCTTCCGTCCGTAAGGAAATGGCCAGAAACGGTATCGACCTGGAAAAACTTTTAGCTGAGTTGAGAGAGGGTAGCCATGAGTATAAGACAGATTAA
- a CDS encoding PIN domain-containing protein produces the protein MSIRQIKVFLDSSVIIAALASSTGGSHEVLALAELGIIVPCISEDVVGEVLRNIQKKLPGCMDSYYVLFKTLPFEIVDATSEDLEYASSLINEKDAPILAAAISGKVDWLLSLDKHFLNSDLKGKVNFAIGTPGDFLQELVSFLKGDG, from the coding sequence ATGAGTATAAGACAGATTAAAGTGTTTCTGGATAGCAGCGTTATTATAGCTGCCCTTGCCTCAAGTACGGGCGGTTCACATGAAGTGCTGGCCCTGGCCGAGTTAGGGATAATTGTTCCCTGTATATCCGAAGACGTAGTGGGCGAGGTCCTGAGGAACATTCAAAAGAAGCTGCCAGGTTGCATGGACAGCTACTACGTCCTGTTTAAGACACTGCCGTTCGAGATAGTGGACGCAACCAGTGAGGATCTGGAATACGCCAGTTCATTGATCAACGAAAAGGATGCTCCAATACTGGCGGCGGCCATATCCGGTAAGGTAGATTGGCTGTTAAGCCTGGACAAGCATTTCCTGAACAGCGATTTGAAAGGGAAGGTAAACTTTGCTATCGGTACACCCGGGGATTTTCTACAAGAGCTGGTGTCCTTTCTGAAAGGAGATGGTTAA
- a CDS encoding copper amine oxidase N-terminal domain-containing protein gives MPVYGGGGGSGNVAKPITIVVNGNEIRPDVAPFIKDGRTFVPYRFIAEALGCRVDWDGKDQKVTAEKDGLKVVMYVGRKAAYVNGMEKQMDVAPMVKSGRTFVPVRFISEGLGYNVRWENDTWTVIINSQDYDPGQGFQKVSYNHNEPRLGIVTDGVFWKGGYDPIKRSWIN, from the coding sequence GTGCCCGTATATGGAGGAGGCGGGGGTTCGGGTAACGTTGCCAAACCTATCACCATTGTTGTCAACGGCAATGAGATCCGTCCCGACGTTGCACCGTTCATCAAGGACGGGCGCACCTTCGTACCCTACCGGTTCATAGCGGAAGCCCTGGGCTGCAGGGTGGACTGGGACGGTAAAGACCAGAAAGTGACCGCCGAGAAGGACGGCCTGAAGGTAGTCATGTACGTCGGCAGGAAGGCCGCCTACGTCAACGGTATGGAGAAGCAGATGGACGTGGCCCCGATGGTGAAGTCCGGGCGCACCTTCGTCCCGGTGAGGTTCATCAGCGAAGGATTGGGGTACAACGTCAGGTGGGAGAACGACACCTGGACGGTAATCATAAATTCTCAGGATTACGACCCCGGCCAGGGCTTCCAGAAGGTCAGCTATAACCACAATGAGCCCAGGCTGGGCATAGTCACCGACGGCGTGTTCTGGAAGGGAGGTTATGACCCTATCAAAAGGTCGTGGATCAATTAG